From the genome of Pseudoliparis swirei isolate HS2019 ecotype Mariana Trench chromosome 1, NWPU_hadal_v1, whole genome shotgun sequence:
GTACAGCACTGCGgagagcagcagcggcagcacgaAGAACACCCCGAAGTCGAAGAAGTAGACCGGCAGGTAGAACTTCCTGGACACCCGGTAGCCGCACGCGACGATGGTGACGTTGTCGTACACCAGCTGCTCGATGTCCGACAGGTAGAACCACATGACGCAGTACAGAGACGTGAAGGCCCACACGAACAGGATGATCTTCTTGGCGCGGGACAGCGTGCACAGGAACTGCGCTTTGATGGGGTGGCAGATGGCGATGTAGCGCTCGATGGTGAACGCGGTGATGGAGCAGGAGGACGCGTTGATCCCCAGGTACTGGAAGTAGGTGATGCACAGGCACCCGTAGTGGCCGAACACCCACGAGCCGAAGAGCCCGTCGGTGAACGTCGGCAAACCGGCCGCCGTCAGCACCATGAGGTCCGCCACCGCCAGACTCACCAGGTAGCAGTTGGTGGGAGTCCGCATGTGTTTGGTGGTGagcaccaccaggaccaccatcaCGTTGCCCACGACCCCCAGCGCGCAGATGACCAGAAGCAGCACACTGCTGATCACTTTGTACTGCAGGCTGTAGTCCGTCCACCACCCCAAGGTGTCGTTGAGCCCCGGAGCCGCCGCGGTGAAGTTGTCCATCTTGGACGCGTCTGCTGCCGCCTGACGCGCAAAGCCCGCTTTTTACGCGCGAGATGAATCAACGTGGTGCGTGGGGGGGAAACGTGTGTATCGGTCCGTCAAGCAACAGGAGAAGCTCACACGTGCATCCAGCGGCGCGCTGCAGGTGAACACATCTTATTGAGCCAAAAGAGCCGCGCGCACTCTGGACGGGTTCTCCGCGTCCGCGTTGtgcgtaaaaataaaaataaataccaaACCGTGAGCGATGCGGCGCCGCGTCCCCGTCAGGATGAACTGCGCCTGTCGCGCAGATGTCGCGTTGGTTTTGAAGCCTTGCTCTTTACGCACGAGCTGCCATTACGCATGCGAGGGGATTAGCCAACCGTGCCATTATTGGGCACCAGACCCTCCCCCACCCTCCGGCAAACAAAAGCTACTCGAACGCCCCAATGTTCCCACATATTCATGAGTGTTCCGGTGGGATTCATTCATCACTCACAGAAGGCTGCAGACATCAGTGTTGGTTATGTTTTGCAAAGAGGATTGCAACTGGTGTTCCTGTCTCTGCGCGTGCGCGTCAGTCTCCGGACTACATCGAGAAAGTTTGACCGTGAGAATCAGAACAGTGATCGTAATGTTTGTGCAGATGAATCTCAGTGTGACTCCCGGTGTGATGAGCTCCGTGGAGTGAACGGCAGACTCCTTTAAACACGGTGCTGTGATCAGTAGACCCCTTTAGGTGAAGCTGCAGGTATTTTACCAGCGGATACTCTTATTCTGGAGGAGGTCGGTGTGGCCTGTTCACACTTTAATGAGTGTCGTTATATCCTGAATAATGTTCTGACATATAAATGTCTGAATTGTTCCTTGGAATATGTCCAAGTTACAGATGATGGATGAATTATTGACATGATCGAGGAAAATGCTGACCCGACTTTAAGCAAAGTGTCTACATGATGgatagactatatatatataattatatatatataattatatatatctttaggCAAAGTGTCTATACATGATgcatagagtatatatatacatatatacatgtacactaccgttcaaaagtttgggatcacccagacaatttcgtgtcttccatgaaaaatcacacttttatttatcaaatgaatataaaatatagtcaagacattgacaaggttagaaataatgattaatatttgaagtattaattttgttctacaaacttcaagctcaaaggaaggccagttgtattgcttatatcaccagcataactgttttcagctgtgctaacataattgcacaagggttttctaatcagacattagtcttctaaggcgattagcaaacacaatgtaccattagaacactggagtgatagttgatggaaatgggcctctctacacctatggagatatctcattagaaaccagacacttccacctagaatagtcatttaccacattaacaatgtagagaatgtatttctgattaatttaatgttatctttattgaaaaaacagtgcttttctttgaaaaataaagtcatttctaagtgatcccaaacttttgaacggtagtgtatatacaggactgtctcagaaaattagaatattgtgataaagttatttattttctgtaatgcaattaaaaaaacaaaaatgtcatgcattctggattcattacaaatcaactgaaatattgcaagccttttattcttttaatattgctgattatggcttacagcttaagaaaactcaaatatcctatctctaaatattagaatatcatgaaaaagtatactagtagggtattaaacaaatcacttgaatcgtctaattaactcgaaacacctggaaacacattttcaaatgtttgattttgttttgctgttataaatcttttttttacttggtctgaggaaatattcaaattttatgagataggattttagagttttcttaagctgtaagccataatcagcaatattaaaagaataaaaggcttgcaatatttcagttgatttgtaatgaatccagaatgcatgacatttttgtttttttaattgcattacagaaaataaagaactttatcacaatattctaattttctgagacagtcctgtatataaatatctatatatatatattgatcagTCCCTTGTTTGATTTGTGATCAATTAATTATTTGTTTGctatcattattttttatttatacagtTTTTGTGCCACTTATTTTagtaaaaaaatgatgtcacatAAATCCCCATGAAGCTTCCCTGGTTCATAACTTATTAAAACAGTTACTTGTTGAATTGCTAGTTTTCTTTAAAAGGTTTAAATCTGCAAATGAGGCATCATCTtatcaataaatcaataaaaatgtcTCCACGTTTTTGGTGATAAAATGTGTAATAAATTAGGCATAACTGATATGAACAAATATAGAAACTGGGAGGTTTGTATAAGAGCTGCTGAAGAGGTTTATGGATCAGAGACTCAACAAACTCATTCAAAGAGATGTTTTATAACATtacacacatgatgaacacacacaggaaacacaacTCTATCCCCATGAAACATCCAGGGGATTACGCATTAACAATGTGTTCTTGATACAAGAGTTGTGAAATATCATGTTTCATATGCACATGAGGCATTATCTTATGGTAACTTGGTGAATCggagacatttaaagacaaaGTATAACATGCTGAGATCGATGTCTCGTTATTGTACAGCACAGAGCAGCTGCTGTTTAAAAACACTCTGCTGCTCGATGACGTCATCCAGATCACAGCAGAAAGAAGTGGAAGAGTTGTACTGCCACCCAAAGGACCGGAGCAGCacccacaggggggggggaatcagataattttttatatacattaatttaattaatactactaaataaatatatatacactaccgttcaaaagtttgcggtcatccagacaatttcatgtcttccatgaaaactcacttttatttatcaaatgaattgaaaattgaatagaacatatagtcaagacattgacaaggttagaaataatgattcatatttgaagtattaattttgttcttcaaacttcaagctcaaaggaaggccttatatcaccagcataactgttttcagctgtgctaacataattgcacaggggttttctaatcagacattagtcttctaaggtgattagcaaacacaatgtaccattagaacactggagtgatagttgatggaaatgggcctctatacacctatggagatatttcattagaaaccagacgtttccacctagaatagtcatttaccacattaacaatgtatagtgtgtatttttgattaatgttatctttattgaaaaaacagtgcttttctttgaaaaataaagacatttctaagtgaccccaaacttttgaccggtagtgtatatatatataaatagacactctggtgagaaaggcaaggcagcgcctctaccacctcaggcagctgaggaaatttaaagtttcccagaggatccttcagtccttctactctggagctgtagagagcgtcctgacaggaagcatcacagcctggtttggcaactgctccgctcaggacaggaaggctctgcagagagtagtgcgttcggctgagcgcactattggaactacactccccaccctgcaggacttgtacaccaggaggtgcagaaccagagccggcaggatcatgaaggatcctcaccaccccaacaacagactgtttcagctgctgcggtcaggcaggcgcctccgtagtcacgctgcaagaacagagagactgagacggagtttctttcctcaggccatcaggactgtgaactccgacctcaccaggacccccacatagacccacacaactgccctcttaggcacacacacacacacacacacacacacacacacttactgtaaatattgtgttgttttttattgtaaatagtgtgtacttgttgcccttgcacattcctgctgagcattgccactttcatttcactgcacaccctgtgtgtgtatgtgaaaaataaaacatcttgaatctcttgaatcttgaatcttgaaatatatatatattatatatatatattggaataTAACAGTGGTATTTAGGACCTGGAATACCATTgttatatacaaacacacacatacacacacacacacacacacaaggtgcaCTCTATTTTCTTTTTGAGTTTTGTTGTTTGGTTTATAGACTTGTtgtccctttttcttttcttttaggaCAACTTCCAAACTGAAAAGCATTTCTGATTTCAGGTTGAAGAAGTTGAAAGATCCACCTGTCCATGCTGCCCacctgactcctccctcctggAGATCCTCTGCATGGACTTCTGCTGTAAAGCTATCCAACAACGTGATACTGCAGTCACAAGTGCCCCAAAGATcagaccctcctcttcctcgctgtcATCCCCTGAGGAATGGAGCAGCTTCCACTGCACTTCAGTTTATGAATGTGTCCGATTACACAGGAATCTGATATCTACCACATCAAATCAAATTCTGTGAAGTACAGGAAGGACCCGATCGGACCGGCCTCCATAAACTGAACCCTCTGAGTCCGGTCTCTCAGTCGGGTCTCTCAGTCCGGTTTCTCCAAGTCTGCCATGCAGGTTTTGTCCTGTGGCGTGTGAAAGAGTTTTTGTCATATGAAGCAGAGAAAAATGTGCAGATGAATATGTGCACGTTGATGTGATGCACACAGACCTTTCACCTCGAGGGTAACAGAAACAGCACGCTCGAAAAGAAATGATTCAAACTGAAGCTGAGAGACCCACCGAGGAGAGACCATGACGTCCTTTTCAGGTTCTTCATGAATATGGATCagtctgatgatgatgatgatgatgatgatgggtcTTTGTCTCCTCCCATAGAAACCAGCACACCTGTATTTCTCCCCCTGAGCCCCTTCTGAGTTATGCTGCTGCTACACACTGAGCACACAGCGGGTCACTAAATCAATACAGCGTTATttactggagagaagaagaagaaaaagattgaTTTTTTCTGTTATGCTGATAATAACTCAgcagactttaaaaggtgaaatgACCTCTGATCCCGCTCTGATTCACGGTGACAGTGGCAGGTCATTTTAAAGGAAgtccactgagacacacacacacacaaacagagaaaaacacacacagaaacacacacacactgagactcaAGGTCGGTTATAAACCAGCCGACCCTGACCTTCCTCCGGTCCACAACCTGACAGAGAGCATCACTCGGGCCCCGGACTCACCAAACATCTGGGGGACGAACAGCAGCAGccggtccaggtggtccaggtagtccaggtggtccaggtgtcccatgtggttcatgtggttcatgtggtccaggtgtcccatgtggtccatgtggtccatgtggtccatgtggtccatgtggtccaggtgtcccatgtggtccagttggtccaggtgacccatgtggtccatgtggtccatgtggtccagttgtcccatgtggtccatgtggtccaggtggtccaggtgacccatgtggtccatgtggtctaggtggtccaggtgacacatgtggtccaggtgtcccatgtggtccaggtggtccaggtgtcCCATGTCGTCCATGTGGTCTaggtggtccaggtgacccatgtggtccatgtggtccaggtgacccaggtgacccatgtggtccaggtggtccatgtggtccaggtgacccatgtggtccaggtggtccaggtgacccatgtggtccatgtggtccaggtggtccaggtgacccaggtggtccaggtgacccatgtggtccatgtggtccaggtgacccatgtggtccatgtggtccaggtggtccaggtgacccatgtggtccaggtgacccatgtggtccatgtggtccaggtgacccaggtggtccaggtgacccatgtggtccaggtgatccatgtgacccatgtggtccaggtgacccatgtggtccaggtggtccaggtgacccatgtggtccatgtggtccaggtgacccatgtggtccaggtgatcCATGTgacccaggtggtccaggtggtccatgtgacccatgtggtccaggtgacccatgtggtccaggtggtccaggtgacccatgtggtccaggtggtccaggtggtccatgtggtccaggtgacccatgtggtccaggtggtccaggtgacccatgtggtccaggtggtccaggtggtccatgagaaaggcaaggcagcgcctctaccacctcaggcagctgaggaaatttaaagtttcccagaggatccttcagtccttctactctggagctgtagagagcgtcctgacaggaagcatcacagcctggtttggcaactgctccgctcaggacaggaaggctctgcagagagtagtgcgttcggctgagcgcactattggaactacactccccaccctgcaggacttgtacaccaggaggtgcagaaccagagccggcaggatcatgaaggatcctcaccaccccaacaacagactgtttcagctgctgcggtcaggcaggcgcccgtagtcacgctgcaagaacagagagagactgagacgggtttctttcctcaggccatcaggactgacaggaccccatagacccacacatagacccacacacacacacacacacacacacacacacacacacacttaattgttgtttttattgtacacATAGTGTTACTtgtgttgcccttgcacattcctgctgagcattgccactttcatttcactgcacaccctgtgtgtgtatgtgacaaataaaacatcttgaatcttgaatccaggtgacccatgtggtccaggtggtccaggtgacccatgtggtccatgtggtccaggtggtccaggtgacccatgtggtccatgtggtccaggtgacacaggtgacccatgtggtccaggtggtccaggtggtccatgtggtccatgtggtccaggtgacccaggtgacccatgtggtccaggtggtccatgtggtccatgtggtccaggtggtccatgtggtccaggtgacccaggtgacccatgtggtccaggtggtccaggtggtccatgtggtccatgtggtccaggtgacccaggtgacccatgtggtccaggtggtccaggtggtccatgtggtccaggtgacccatgtggtccatgtggtccatgtggtccaggtgacccaggtgacccatgtggtccaggtggtccatgtggtccatgtggtccatgtggtccaggtggtccaggtggtccaggtggtccatgtggtccaggtggtccaggtggtccatgtggtccaggtggtccaggtgacccatgtggtccatgtggtccaggtgacccaggtgacccatgtggtccaggtggtccatgtggtccatgtggtccatgtggtccatgtggtccaggtggtccaggtggtccatgtggtccatgtggtccaggtggtccaggtggtccatgtggtccatgtggtccaggtgacccaggtgacccatgtggtccaggtggtccatgtggtccatgtggtccatgtggtccaggtggtccatgtggtccaggtggtccatgtggtccaggtgacccatgtggtccatgtggtccaggtggtccatgtggtccatgtggtccaggtgacccaggtgacccatgtggtccatgtggtccaggtggttcaggtggtccatgtggtccatgtggtccaggtggtccaggtggtccaggtgacccatgtggtccatgtggtccaggtggtccaggtggtccaggtggtccatgtggtccaggtggtccaggtggtccaggtggtccaggtggtccatgtggtccatgtggtccaggtggtccaggtggtccaggtgacccatgtggtccatgtggtccaggtgacccatgtggtccaggtggtccaggtggtccaggtggtccatgtggtccaggtggtccaggtggtccatgtggtccatgtggtccaggtgacccatgtggtccaggtggtccaggtggtccatgtggtccaggtggtccatgtggtccatgtggtccaggtggtccaggtggtccaggtgacccatgtggtccatgtggtccaggtgacccatgtggtccatgtggtccaggtggtccatgtggtccaggtggtccatgtggtccatgtggtccaggtggtccaggtggtccaggtggtccatgtggtccaggtggtccaggtggtccatgtggtccatgtggtccatgtggtccatgtggtccatgtggtccatgtggtccatgtggtccatgtggtccaggtggtccatgtggtccatgtggtccaggtggtccatgtggtccatgtggtccatgtggtccaggtggtccatgtggtccaggtggtccatgtggtccatgtggtccaggtggtccatgtggtccatgtggtccaggtggtccatgtggtccaggtggtccatgtggtccaggtgacccatgtggtccaggtggtccaggtggtccatgtggtccaggtggtccaggtggtccaggtggtccagtccatgtggtccatgtggtccaggtggtccaggtggtccatgtggtccaggtggtccatgtggtccatgtggtccaggtgacccatgtggtccatgtggtccatgtggtccatgtggtccaggtggtccatgtggtccatgtggtccatgtggtccatgtggtccatgtggtcccggtggtccatgtggtccaggtggtccatgtggtccaggtggtccatgtggtccaggtggtccaggtggtccaggtggtccatgtggtccaggtggtctatgtggtccaggtggtccaggtggtccaggtgacccatgtggtccatgtggtccaggtggtccatgtggtccatgtggtccaggtggtctaggtggtccatgtggtccatgtggtccatgtggtccaggtggtccaggtggtccaggtggtccatgtggtccatgtggtccaggtggtccatgtggtccaggtggtccaggtggtccatgtggtccatgtggtccaggtggtccatgtggtccaggtggtccaggtggtccaggtgacccatgtggtccatgtggtccaggtggtccatgtggtccaggtgacccatgtggtccaggtgacccatgtggtccaggtggtccaggtggtccaggtggtccatgtggtccatgtggtccatgtggtccatgtggtccaggtggtccaggtggtccaggtggtccatgtggtccaggtgacccatgtggtccaggtgacccatgtggtccaggtggtccaggtggtccaggtggtccatgtggtccatgtggtccaggtggtcc
Proteins encoded in this window:
- the trhrb gene encoding thyrotropin-releasing hormone receptor b — encoded protein: MDNFTAAAPGLNDTLGWWTDYSLQYKVISSVLLLVICALGVVGNVMVVLVVLTTKHMRTPTNCYLVSLAVADLMVLTAAGLPTFTDGLFGSWVFGHYGCLCITYFQYLGINASSCSITAFTIERYIAICHPIKAQFLCTLSRAKKIILFVWAFTSLYCVMWFYLSDIEQLVYDNVTIVACGYRVSRKFYLPVYFFDFGVFFVLPLLLSAVLYGLIARILFLNPLPSDPTDKKKKKKKKKQDGAVGGDKRTSCKNSRHSSSTATSRRQVTKMLAVVVILFATLWMPYRTLVVVNSFLDRAYLDSWFLLFCRVCVYLNSAVNPVIYNAMSQKFRAAFRKICRCGRKGSDKPAAAYAYGVALTYSAVSKDTSVAESADHFTTELEGLAATDELLAEQKAVCPDPRAYEKVDFSDA